A genomic region of Friedmanniella luteola contains the following coding sequences:
- the def gene encoding peptide deformylase, which produces MAIRPIRLFGDPILRQKATPVLDFDKELRDLVRDLTDTMIDANGGGIAAPQIGVGLRVFTYVVEGEIGHVVNPLVEVVGDDEQVGQEGCLSIPGLPFDCRRHLRVVTTGFTMHGEPLRVEGHGRLSVIIEHETDHLDGILFVDRLDPRTREAAEAAIREAEWSGGVVPEIRLSPHAPLRAARQR; this is translated from the coding sequence ATGGCCATCAGACCGATCCGACTCTTCGGTGACCCGATCCTGCGGCAGAAGGCCACGCCCGTCCTCGACTTCGACAAGGAGCTGCGCGACCTGGTCCGGGATCTCACCGACACGATGATCGACGCGAACGGCGGCGGCATCGCGGCACCGCAGATCGGCGTGGGCCTGCGCGTGTTCACCTACGTCGTGGAGGGGGAGATCGGCCACGTGGTCAACCCGCTGGTCGAGGTCGTCGGAGACGACGAGCAGGTCGGTCAGGAAGGCTGCCTCTCGATCCCGGGACTCCCCTTCGACTGCCGCCGCCACCTCCGGGTGGTCACCACCGGCTTCACGATGCACGGGGAGCCGTTGCGCGTCGAGGGGCACGGCCGGCTCTCGGTCATCATCGAGCACGAGACCGACCACCTCGACGGCATCCTGTTCGTCGACCGGCTCGACCCCCGGACCCGAGAGGCTGCCGAAGCCGCGATCCGCGAGGCCGAGTGGAGCGGTGGCGTCGTGCCTGAGATCCGCTTGAGCCCGCACGCTCCCCTCCGCGCGGCCCGGCAGCGGTAG
- a CDS encoding aldo/keto reductase — protein sequence MKYRKLARTGTSVSNLALGAMEFGAKVEESDSLAILDRFVEAGGNLVDTANGYGAGTSEELLGRWFASRPADVTDRVVLATKARFGTGPDVNENGTGRRNLDRALSASLRRLGLERVDPYQVHGWDPLTPIEETLGFLDDAVRAGKIHYIGLSNFTGWQLQLTLSTAAAMGCQLPVTLQQQYSLVCRENEYEVIPAALHNDIGLLPWSPLASGFLTGKYERDTKPPSGARMGADSAFYNRTLRLLVAEQQNWDTLEAVRAIAASIGATPSQVALSWVTNQPSVTAPIIAASNLDQLEENLAGADLVLDRAATQRLDEVSAPSPDDYPYGPFGAKQRDRYVDCSDQVIRELT from the coding sequence ATGAAGTACCGCAAGCTCGCCAGGACCGGGACCAGCGTGTCCAACCTCGCCCTCGGCGCCATGGAGTTCGGCGCCAAGGTCGAGGAGAGCGACTCCTTGGCCATCCTCGACCGCTTCGTGGAGGCCGGTGGCAACCTCGTCGACACGGCGAACGGCTACGGAGCCGGGACGTCGGAGGAGCTGCTCGGACGCTGGTTCGCCAGCCGCCCGGCCGACGTCACCGACCGCGTCGTGCTGGCCACCAAGGCCCGCTTCGGAACCGGCCCGGACGTCAACGAGAACGGCACCGGCCGCCGCAACCTCGACCGCGCCCTGAGCGCATCGCTGCGTCGCCTCGGCCTGGAGCGGGTCGACCCCTACCAGGTGCACGGCTGGGATCCCCTCACCCCGATCGAGGAGACCCTCGGCTTCCTCGACGACGCCGTCCGTGCCGGCAAGATCCACTACATCGGGCTGTCCAACTTCACCGGCTGGCAGCTGCAGCTCACCCTCTCCACCGCCGCCGCGATGGGGTGCCAGCTCCCGGTCACCCTGCAGCAGCAGTACAGCCTCGTCTGCCGCGAGAACGAGTACGAGGTCATCCCCGCGGCGCTGCACAACGACATCGGCCTGCTGCCCTGGTCCCCGCTGGCCAGCGGCTTCCTCACCGGCAAGTACGAGCGGGACACGAAGCCGCCCAGCGGAGCCCGGATGGGGGCGGACAGCGCCTTCTACAACCGCACGCTGCGGCTGCTCGTGGCCGAGCAGCAGAACTGGGACACCCTCGAGGCCGTCCGCGCCATCGCGGCCTCGATCGGCGCCACCCCCAGCCAGGTCGCCCTCAGCTGGGTCACCAACCAGCCCTCGGTGACGGCCCCGATCATCGCGGCGAGCAACCTCGACCAGCTCGAGGAGAACCTCGCCGGCGCCGACCTCGTCCTCGACCGGGCCGCCACCCAGCGCCTCGACGAGGTGAGCGCCCCCTCGCCCGACGACTACCCCTACGGGCCGTTCGGCGCGAAGCAGCGCGACCGCTACGTCGACTGCAGCGACCAGGTCATCCGCGAGCTCACCTAG
- a CDS encoding SDR family oxidoreductase produces the protein MIDTTPTTPAVWFITGAARGLGIELATAALEAGHRVVGTARDAGRVTAALGEHDDLLALSLDITDAAAAPSAVDAAVERFGRIDTLVNNAGNFYAGYFEEISDAQFRAQMETNFFGPLNVTRAVLPVMRAQRSGRVVTVTSTAGIIGGEFVAAYAASKFALEGWMESLRFDLAPYNISTTIVEPGFFRTELLVEGASSIWPELSLDDYADRTEQTIAAWKAMNGQQGGDPAKLGRALVQLMALDEPPQRWIAGADAVAAVERKARDLLVQADAHRELSSHLDHDDDPAAPERLTHQETRA, from the coding sequence ATGATCGACACCACACCCACCACCCCGGCCGTCTGGTTCATCACCGGCGCTGCACGCGGCCTGGGCATCGAGCTGGCCACGGCGGCCCTCGAGGCCGGCCACCGGGTCGTCGGCACCGCCCGCGACGCCGGCCGGGTCACGGCCGCCCTCGGTGAGCACGACGACCTGCTCGCCCTCTCCCTCGACATCACCGACGCCGCAGCCGCGCCGTCCGCCGTCGACGCTGCCGTCGAGCGTTTCGGCCGGATCGACACCCTGGTCAACAACGCCGGCAACTTCTACGCCGGCTACTTCGAGGAGATCAGCGACGCCCAGTTCCGGGCCCAGATGGAGACCAACTTCTTCGGCCCCCTGAACGTCACGCGGGCCGTGCTCCCGGTCATGCGGGCCCAGCGCAGCGGCCGGGTCGTCACCGTCACCTCGACAGCCGGGATCATCGGCGGCGAGTTCGTCGCGGCCTACGCCGCCTCCAAGTTCGCCCTGGAGGGCTGGATGGAGTCGCTGCGCTTCGACCTCGCCCCGTACAACATCTCCACCACGATCGTCGAGCCCGGCTTCTTCCGCACCGAGCTGCTCGTCGAGGGCGCGTCGTCGATCTGGCCCGAGCTCTCGCTCGACGACTACGCCGACCGCACCGAGCAGACGATCGCCGCGTGGAAGGCGATGAACGGCCAGCAGGGCGGCGACCCCGCCAAGCTCGGCCGCGCGCTCGTGCAGCTGATGGCTCTCGACGAGCCGCCGCAGCGCTGGATCGCCGGCGCCGACGCCGTGGCCGCGGTCGAGCGGAAGGCGCGGGACCTCCTCGTCCAGGCCGACGCGCACCGGGAGCTCTCCTCCCACCTCGACCACGACGACGACCCCGCCGCACCTGAGCGGCTCACGCACCAGGAGACCAGGGCATGA
- a CDS encoding helix-turn-helix domain-containing protein produces the protein MDTRDDIREFLTSRRERLTPAAAGLPDFGGRRRVKGLRREEVALLAGMSTEYYVRLERGNAAGVSEAILDSISRALQLDEAEHAHLYHLVRASNRGVPPARRRGPSRPQRVRPGVQQLIDTMRDVPVYVQNGRLDAVATNRLGAALYSEMFVLPQRPVNAARFTFLDPRARAFYRDWTSNAQQIVALLRAEAGRSPYDRILTDLVGELATRSDEFRTLWASHDVRVHRTGTKQIHHPVVGDLDLTFEAMDLTSEPGLQLLAFTAAPGSPSQDGLQLLAAWAATARLESDVAEHLPHP, from the coding sequence ATGGACACCAGGGACGACATCCGGGAGTTCCTGACCTCACGGCGCGAACGCCTGACCCCGGCCGCGGCCGGCCTGCCCGACTTCGGCGGCCGAAGGCGGGTGAAAGGCCTGCGCCGCGAGGAGGTCGCCCTGCTGGCCGGCATGAGCACCGAGTACTACGTGCGCCTCGAACGCGGGAACGCGGCCGGGGTCTCCGAGGCGATCCTCGACAGCATCAGCCGCGCCCTGCAGCTCGACGAGGCCGAGCACGCGCACCTCTACCACCTCGTCCGGGCGTCGAACCGGGGCGTTCCCCCGGCCCGCCGCCGCGGCCCGTCCCGCCCGCAGCGCGTGCGCCCGGGCGTGCAGCAGCTGATCGACACGATGCGCGACGTGCCGGTCTACGTCCAGAACGGCCGTCTCGACGCGGTGGCCACGAACCGGCTCGGCGCCGCGTTGTACTCCGAGATGTTCGTGCTGCCCCAGCGGCCTGTGAACGCCGCGCGGTTCACGTTCCTCGACCCCCGTGCCCGGGCCTTCTACCGGGACTGGACGTCCAACGCGCAGCAGATCGTCGCCCTGCTGCGCGCTGAGGCCGGACGATCGCCGTATGACCGGATCCTCACCGACCTGGTCGGCGAGCTGGCCACGCGCAGCGACGAGTTCCGCACCCTGTGGGCCTCCCACGACGTGCGGGTTCACCGCACCGGGACGAAGCAGATCCACCACCCCGTGGTCGGTGACCTCGACCTCACCTTCGAGGCGATGGACCTCACCTCCGAGCCCGGTCTGCAACTGCTCGCGTTCACGGCCGCACCAGGCTCCCCGAGCCAGGACGGCCTCCAGCTGCTCGCGGCCTGGGCCGCCACGGCTCGGCTCGAGTCGGACGTCGCTGAGCACCTGCCGCACCCGTGA
- a CDS encoding gamma-glutamyltransferase family protein produces MALEIEPAGLGPGPRPAAVATGAMVATSHPAVTAAALEVLRAGGTAIDAALTAIPLQQVLEPQLSTIAGGFGMLIWDGRRSRSTYLQAGPDRPRGSASTAGLPVTSGARVAVPGTVAGLAAAAERLGTRPWASYFEPAVRAADEGFVMYGQLATAMAAARTHLVSHPSGEQRYTPDGYLPRVGQLFRQPALAATLARIAAPDGAEWFQRGAFAEHFVESVVSSGGVMSRADLAAYAPRWEEPLAYSFDGHDLVGPPLPDTGGLFCAIALGLAERLAITDLGWWFHSPRAIALVSRVLAEAEALTWRFGADPYAVDVPVELLLSSSHLDAVAGLIEQTTGGGRTAKGHAPPPARTGRGPVGSNQLVVVDHAGNWVCVLHTGYGGSDFGTGLVVDGVGVNAAGDFPGLSEGPGRRVIAPLASTMVLDDGRPELALGTPGLPPPCITLVLLNLLGHRMALQAAVEAPRIVVDVDGAGPPQVWRRTSIAAEAPIPSTTLSDPAGHDLEVRSLGAHHPSTGRVQAVLRDHGGRLLGVTDSRGSGLAAGTPDPASSRPGPEGPVTA; encoded by the coding sequence GTGGCGTTGGAGATCGAGCCGGCCGGCCTGGGACCCGGGCCGAGACCGGCGGCCGTGGCCACGGGGGCGATGGTGGCGACGTCGCACCCTGCGGTGACCGCCGCGGCGTTGGAGGTCCTCCGCGCAGGGGGCACGGCCATCGACGCGGCCCTGACAGCGATCCCGCTGCAGCAGGTGCTCGAGCCGCAGCTGTCGACCATCGCCGGCGGGTTCGGGATGCTGATCTGGGACGGGCGACGCAGCCGGAGCACCTATCTCCAGGCTGGCCCCGACCGTCCTCGGGGCTCGGCCTCCACCGCCGGGCTCCCGGTGACCTCAGGAGCGCGCGTCGCCGTGCCGGGAACTGTGGCGGGGCTGGCCGCAGCGGCGGAGCGCCTGGGGACGCGCCCGTGGGCCAGCTACTTCGAGCCGGCGGTGCGGGCTGCTGACGAGGGCTTCGTCATGTACGGCCAGCTCGCCACGGCCATGGCCGCGGCCCGGACCCACCTGGTCAGCCATCCCTCCGGGGAGCAGCGCTACACACCGGACGGCTACCTGCCGCGGGTGGGGCAGCTGTTCCGGCAGCCCGCGTTGGCGGCCACGTTGGCTCGGATCGCCGCGCCCGACGGGGCGGAGTGGTTCCAGCGCGGCGCCTTCGCCGAGCACTTCGTCGAGTCGGTGGTCAGCTCCGGCGGAGTGATGAGCAGGGCCGACCTGGCCGCCTACGCCCCGCGCTGGGAGGAGCCGCTGGCGTACTCCTTCGACGGCCACGACCTGGTGGGACCCCCGCTACCCGACACGGGCGGGCTGTTCTGCGCCATCGCCCTCGGGCTCGCGGAGCGACTCGCCATCACCGACCTCGGGTGGTGGTTCCACTCCCCGCGAGCGATCGCCCTGGTGAGCCGGGTACTGGCCGAGGCCGAAGCCCTCACCTGGCGCTTCGGCGCCGACCCGTACGCGGTCGACGTACCCGTCGAGCTGCTGCTGTCCTCGAGCCATCTGGACGCCGTGGCCGGCCTCATCGAGCAGACCACCGGCGGCGGCAGGACCGCGAAGGGCCACGCTCCACCGCCGGCGCGGACCGGACGAGGACCCGTCGGCAGCAACCAGCTGGTGGTGGTCGACCACGCCGGGAACTGGGTCTGCGTCCTGCACACGGGGTACGGCGGTTCGGACTTCGGCACCGGCCTGGTCGTGGACGGCGTCGGCGTCAACGCGGCGGGCGACTTCCCCGGCCTGAGCGAGGGGCCAGGTCGTCGGGTCATCGCCCCGCTGGCCTCCACCATGGTGCTCGACGACGGTCGACCGGAGTTGGCGCTCGGCACCCCCGGCCTCCCACCGCCGTGCATCACGCTGGTGCTCCTCAACCTCCTCGGTCACCGGATGGCCCTGCAGGCTGCGGTCGAGGCGCCCCGCATCGTCGTCGACGTGGACGGGGCCGGGCCGCCGCAGGTCTGGCGGCGCACCTCGATCGCGGCTGAGGCGCCGATCCCCTCCACGACGCTCTCCGACCCGGCGGGCCACGACCTGGAGGTGCGCTCGCTGGGCGCCCACCATCCGAGCACCGGCCGGGTGCAGGCGGTCCTGCGTGACCATGGCGGCCGGTTGCTCGGGGTCACCGACTCGCGCGGCAGCGGTCTTGCCGCCGGCACTCCTGACCCGGCCTCGAGCCGACCGGGACCTGAGGGCCCGGTGACTGCTTGA
- a CDS encoding phosphotransferase: MTAVERPSMPSEPALEMLWEAADPRDALMTRFGFPAGAAAGRWVATALAERWGVRVDSCERIVMSGHNALAWVGTPGARLIAKWSVVPERFPRLAGLARLLVWLEGRGLPVSAPVATPEGHHQVELDGASVGVQREVAGDLLDTTDEREVRAAGAVLARLHAALAVYPEADRIPGVAGRSAGLTDELTGWLDAVPDHVPAAARDALRRLVAEAPGEPLPVQLVHGDFRSANVLCVGPAVAAVLDFEEARLDHRVVELARSAVLLGTRFRDWGPVSAEVRTWFLDGYASVSPLTPTEAAWWDALVAWHSVAMMPRDGDPTGWGPAALAQLSEPWSQLSS; the protein is encoded by the coding sequence GTGACTGCGGTTGAGCGCCCCTCGATGCCGTCGGAGCCCGCGCTGGAGATGCTGTGGGAGGCCGCTGACCCCCGTGACGCGCTCATGACGCGGTTCGGCTTCCCCGCCGGGGCCGCGGCGGGACGCTGGGTGGCCACCGCCCTGGCCGAGCGCTGGGGCGTCCGCGTCGACTCCTGCGAGCGCATCGTGATGAGCGGTCACAACGCGCTGGCCTGGGTCGGCACACCCGGCGCCCGCCTGATCGCCAAGTGGTCGGTCGTCCCCGAGCGCTTCCCGCGCCTGGCGGGCCTGGCGCGGCTGCTGGTCTGGCTGGAGGGCCGGGGCCTGCCGGTCAGCGCGCCCGTCGCGACGCCGGAGGGCCACCACCAGGTCGAGCTCGACGGCGCGTCGGTCGGTGTCCAGCGGGAGGTCGCGGGCGATCTCCTGGACACGACGGACGAGCGCGAGGTGCGTGCCGCCGGCGCGGTCCTGGCCCGCCTGCACGCTGCTCTCGCCGTCTACCCCGAGGCCGACCGGATTCCCGGCGTCGCCGGGCGGTCGGCCGGGTTGACGGACGAGCTCACCGGCTGGCTCGACGCCGTCCCGGATCATGTACCGGCCGCGGCGCGGGACGCCCTGCGTCGACTGGTCGCCGAGGCCCCCGGGGAGCCGTTGCCCGTGCAGCTCGTGCACGGTGACTTTCGGTCCGCGAACGTCCTCTGCGTCGGTCCTGCGGTGGCGGCCGTCCTCGACTTCGAGGAAGCCCGGCTCGATCACCGCGTCGTCGAGCTCGCGCGATCGGCGGTCCTGCTCGGCACCCGCTTCCGGGACTGGGGACCGGTCTCAGCCGAGGTCCGCACCTGGTTCCTCGACGGCTACGCGTCCGTGAGCCCGCTGACCCCGACCGAGGCGGCCTGGTGGGACGCTCTCGTCGCCTGGCACTCCGTGGCGATGATGCCGCGCGACGGGGATCCCACGGGGTGGGGGCCCGCGGCCCTGGCCCAGCTGTCGGAGCCGTGGTCCCAGCTCAGCTCGTGA